A DNA window from Opisthocomus hoazin isolate bOpiHoa1 chromosome 31, bOpiHoa1.hap1, whole genome shotgun sequence contains the following coding sequences:
- the LOC142365096 gene encoding olfactory receptor 14J1-like, with amino-acid sequence MSNSSSITQFLLLAFADTRDLQLLHFWLFLGIYLAALLGNSLTITAIACDRRLHTPMYFFLLNLSLLNLGCISTTVPRAMANSLWDTRAISYLGCAVQLFFFLFLITAEYCLLTVMAYDRYIAICKPLHYGTLLGSRACVHMAAAAWGSAFLNSLLHTVNTFSLPLCHGKAVDQFFCEIPQILKLSCPDSCLGEAGLLVTSACLGLGCFVFIVMSYVHIFRCVLRIPSEQGRHKAFSTCLPHLILVSLFISTGMFAYLKPPSTSSPSLDLVVSFLYSVLPPAANPLIYSMRNQELRDAMKKMIPSLIPLQK; translated from the coding sequence atgtccaacagcagctccatcacccagttcctcctcctggcatttgcagacacgcgggatctgcagctcttgcacttctggctcttcctgggcatctacctggctgccctcctgggcaacagCCTCaccatcactgccatagcctgtgaccgccgcctccacacccccatgtacttcttcctcctcaacctctccctccttaacttgggctgcatctccaccactgtccccagagccatggccaattccctgtgggacaccagagccatctcctacttgggatgtgctgtacagttgtttttcttccttttcttgatcACAGcagagtattgtctcctcaccgtcatggcctatgaccgctacattgccatctgcaaacccctgcactacgggaccctcctgggcagcagagcttgtgtccacatggcagcagctgcctggggcagtgcttttctcaattctctcctgcacactgtcaacacCTTTTCACTCCCACTCTGCCACGGCAaggctgtggaccagttcttctgtgaaatccctcagatcctcaagctctcctgcccAGACTCCTGTCTCGGGGAAGCTGGGCTTCTTGTGACAAGTGCCTGTTtaggtttggggtgttttgttttcattgtgatgtcctatgtgcacatcttcaggtgtgtgctgaggatcccctctgagcagggaaggcacaaagcattttccacatgcctccctcacctgatCTTGGTCTCCCTCTTCATCAGCACTGGCATGTTTGCCTACCTTAAGCCCCCCTCCACTTCCTCCCCATCTCTGGATCTGGTGGTGTCATTTCTGTACTCGGTTTTGCCTCCAGCAGcaaaccccctcatctacagcatgaggaaccaggagctcagggaCGCAATGAAGAAGATGATTCCATCACTTATACCTCTACAGAAATAA